A part of Oncorhynchus gorbuscha isolate QuinsamMale2020 ecotype Even-year linkage group LG09, OgorEven_v1.0, whole genome shotgun sequence genomic DNA contains:
- the LOC124043010 gene encoding coiled-coil domain-containing protein 18-like, with translation MRVIVALLVLLCLGLIGAEIQNIVTENEISSETQNIVTENEISSETQNIVTENKISSETQNTVTENEISSETQNIVTENEISSETQNTVTENEIGSEIQHVEVQRVKSEDLGDSGRSCQPDMCSLLMEIGAIKSTVANLQTEKEVQRSQLSTTVTELRNVEGRLSTTETELRNVEGRLSTTGTELRKLEGRLSTTVTELRNVEDRLSTTETELRNVEGRLSVSESQVEELKENAAKPKGTF, from the exons ATGAGGGTTATTGTAGCTCTGCTGGTGTTGCTGTGCTTGGGTCTGATTGGGGCAGAGATACAGAACATAGTCACAGAGAATGAGATCAGTTCAGAGACACAGAACATAGTCACAGAGAATGAGATCAGTTCAGAGACACAGAACATAGTCACAGAGAATAAGATCAGTTCAGAGACACAGAACACAGTCACAGAGAATGAGATCAGTTCAGAGACACAGAACATAGTCACAGAGAATGAGATCAGTTCAGAGACACAGAACACAGTCACAGAGAATGAGATCGGTTCAGAGATACAACATGTTGAGGTACAGAGGGTTAAGAGTGAGGACCTAGGAGACTCGGGGAGAAGCTGCCAGCCTGACATGTGTTCCTTGCTGATGGAGATTGGAGCTATAAAGTCTACAGTGGCTAacctacagacagagaaagaag TTCAAAGATCCCAGCTGAGCACCACAGTGACTGAGCTGAGAAACGTGGAGGGTAGACTGAGCACCACAGAGACTGAGCTGAGAAACGTGGAGGGTAGACTGAGCACCACAGGGACTGAGCTGAGAAAGTTGGAGGGTAGACTGAGCACCACAGTGACTGAGCTGAGAAACGTGGAGGATAGACTGAGCACCACAGAGACTGAGCTGAGAAACGTGGAGGGTAGACTGAGTGTCAGTGAAAGCCAGGTGGAGGAGCTGAAGGAGAATGCAG CCAAACCAAAGGGGACATTCTAG